From Sporosarcina sp. Te-1, the proteins below share one genomic window:
- a CDS encoding helix-turn-helix domain-containing protein — protein MSLNKKTTPNLPENNCSVSYTQRLIAGRWKLVIMWQLSKQTRRFNELLKLLPGVSKGILTRQLREMEEDGLVHREVYKEVPPKVEYSLTKEGQDFLPILTSMGNWGAKHRENQEKKKNNK, from the coding sequence ATGAGTTTAAATAAAAAAACAACGCCAAACTTACCTGAAAATAATTGCTCTGTCTCGTATACACAGCGATTAATTGCAGGAAGATGGAAATTAGTTATTATGTGGCAATTAAGCAAACAAACCAGACGTTTCAACGAACTCCTAAAGCTTTTACCTGGTGTTTCAAAAGGGATCCTAACTAGACAACTAAGGGAAATGGAGGAAGATGGATTAGTTCATAGAGAAGTCTATAAAGAAGTCCCCCCGAAAGTTGAATACTCTTTAACAAAAGAAGGACAAGATTTCCTCCCAATACTCACAAGTATGGGAAATTGGGGAGCAAAGCATAGAGAAAATCAAGAAAAAAAGAAAAATAATAAATAA
- a CDS encoding DUF4145 domain-containing protein produces MENNPSYFYQFLEPISEDLSQMANGLEKSIYSSPQTMLMHARTFVEAILQRVMIAEQLSGEDNLTLKDRIDLLERKNLLKKEVLDALHQVRMNGNSAAHETRNFRYSEALLSWEAIYMIVQWYVKTYCPQDVKVPAYQDPEPKKSDETEVSELEARLQKMEALLRSNIQQQKGLTEELETAANSGTPEDALPGLASVRTIVYKDKSLEVPHFLRDAFLLPQRFEKSERFLSMLGAEEEVRVMSELPNNLEGLHEDVEGFSKEHDEVLFTELKHFIKEETARREVELGHPGKLILFYKTDYVILTDQLSNISLTEEEFEGSPSLFQQLHEDQIERVGQLPKDLATLTKYDHVGFETVEELFGQLKEK; encoded by the coding sequence ATGGAAAATAACCCATCCTATTTTTATCAGTTTCTAGAACCAATATCCGAAGACCTGTCCCAAATGGCGAACGGGCTGGAAAAGAGTATTTATTCCAGTCCACAGACCATGCTGATGCACGCACGGACATTTGTCGAGGCAATTCTGCAGCGGGTGATGATTGCCGAACAGCTGTCAGGTGAGGATAATCTGACACTCAAGGACAGGATTGATTTGCTGGAGAGAAAGAACCTGCTGAAAAAAGAAGTTCTTGATGCGCTTCATCAGGTCAGAATGAACGGAAACTCAGCAGCGCACGAAACGAGGAACTTCCGCTATTCGGAGGCTCTTCTTTCATGGGAGGCGATCTATATGATCGTCCAGTGGTACGTGAAGACATACTGTCCGCAAGATGTAAAAGTGCCGGCTTATCAGGATCCCGAACCAAAGAAGAGTGATGAAACCGAAGTATCCGAACTGGAAGCAAGGCTGCAAAAGATGGAAGCCTTGCTTCGTTCAAACATTCAACAGCAGAAAGGGCTTACTGAGGAACTCGAGACAGCAGCAAATTCGGGTACCCCTGAAGATGCACTGCCGGGCCTCGCATCGGTTCGGACAATCGTGTATAAAGATAAAAGCCTAGAAGTTCCCCATTTTCTTAGGGATGCCTTTCTCCTTCCGCAAAGATTTGAGAAGTCGGAACGTTTTCTCTCGATGCTGGGGGCCGAAGAGGAGGTAAGGGTAATGAGTGAACTGCCGAATAATCTGGAAGGACTGCATGAAGATGTGGAAGGATTTAGTAAAGAACATGATGAGGTGTTATTTACAGAACTGAAACACTTTATTAAAGAAGAAACGGCCAGGCGTGAAGTGGAGCTTGGGCATCCGGGGAAACTCATTCTGTTCTACAAGACAGATTATGTCATCCTTACCGACCAATTGTCGAATATCTCCCTAACCGAAGAGGAATTCGAGGGCAGTCCGAGCCTTTTTCAGCAACTTCACGAAGACCAAATTGAGAGGGTGGGCCAGCTCCCGAAAGACTTGGCAACCTTAACCAAATACGACCACGTTGGTTTCGAGACAGTAGAAGAACTGTTTGGACAATTGAAGGAGAAATAA
- a CDS encoding NADP-dependent oxidoreductase, whose translation MSSLVMNAIRVHQYGDTNVLKYENIERPEPKDNELLIKVRYATVTPFDWKMRKGLLYSEFPKTFPYIPGGSISGVVEKVGGGVKNFKVGQAVFGTTSKGGYTEYTLSTEENIIPMPNGLTFESAATIAAGAAPAWKALFSEGKLQPNQKVLIHAAAGGVGQFAVQLAKLHGAKVVGTTSTNNIEFVKSLGADEVIDYTKTAFEDVVDEFDLVIDAVGGKTLEQSWKVVKIGGTLVSLTQPLSSEKAEEIGIEVHFNTGQATADNLKTIAQLLADGKISSEIEKVYPLREVKKAHEISETGHARGRLLLEVKSN comes from the coding sequence ATGTCTTCATTGGTAATGAATGCTATTAGAGTACATCAATATGGAGATACAAACGTTCTGAAATATGAAAATATCGAGCGCCCAGAACCAAAAGACAATGAGCTTCTTATTAAAGTCCGATATGCAACTGTAACTCCATTTGATTGGAAAATGCGTAAAGGGCTTTTGTATAGTGAGTTTCCTAAAACTTTCCCTTATATCCCTGGAGGTTCAATTTCAGGTGTAGTTGAAAAAGTTGGAGGCGGCGTAAAAAATTTTAAAGTAGGTCAAGCTGTATTCGGCACTACTTCGAAGGGTGGTTACACTGAATATACGCTTTCCACTGAAGAAAATATAATACCTATGCCTAACGGATTAACTTTTGAAAGTGCTGCTACTATTGCTGCAGGTGCTGCTCCTGCATGGAAAGCATTATTTAGTGAAGGAAAATTACAACCTAATCAAAAAGTTTTGATTCACGCTGCTGCTGGAGGGGTAGGACAATTTGCTGTGCAACTCGCTAAATTGCACGGAGCGAAAGTTGTTGGCACAACTTCGACCAATAACATTGAATTTGTAAAATCTTTAGGTGCAGATGAAGTGATTGACTATACGAAGACAGCATTTGAAGATGTTGTGGATGAATTCGACTTAGTTATTGATGCTGTTGGTGGAAAAACGTTGGAGCAATCTTGGAAGGTCGTGAAAATAGGTGGAACATTAGTTAGCCTTACACAACCTCTTTCCTCAGAAAAAGCAGAAGAAATAGGCATTGAAGTACACTTTAATACAGGTCAAGCAACAGCGGACAATTTAAAAACCATTGCTCAATTACTTGCTGACGGTAAAATTTCTTCTGAAATTGAGAAAGTTTATCCATTGCGTGAAGTGAAAAAAGCTCATGAAATAAGTGAAACTGGACATGCTAGAGGTAGATTACTGTTAGAAGTTAAATCTAATTAA
- a CDS encoding M23 family metallopeptidase, whose protein sequence is MIDARKPTIVEFPLRGEWYSPNTPGTKIPSHGTNQLGSRYAIDFIQVDWKRKGRPAYRGSLSQYLLFGVPLDEYYCWGQEVYAPCDGFVVQAEDGYKERTRTKLLSDMANAYKNAHYFDPKNDNIQSVAGNYIILQCADDVYAGLVHLQTGSIQVSVGQYVKKGEVMGRVGHSGNSFAPHLHFQLMDSSDIATANGLPFAFEQYEICKNGVWEIVNNGIPTNKDRIRFQKSVELE, encoded by the coding sequence ATGATTGACGCACGTAAACCGACAATTGTCGAGTTTCCTTTGCGAGGAGAATGGTACTCTCCTAACACGCCAGGGACTAAAATTCCGAGTCACGGCACGAACCAATTAGGATCTAGATATGCTATTGACTTTATCCAAGTGGATTGGAAAAGAAAGGGCCGGCCCGCCTATCGTGGTAGTTTGTCGCAATATCTACTTTTCGGGGTGCCCTTAGATGAGTATTATTGTTGGGGCCAAGAAGTATATGCCCCATGCGACGGGTTCGTTGTGCAAGCAGAGGATGGTTATAAAGAACGAACAAGAACGAAATTGCTTTCAGATATGGCTAATGCTTATAAAAATGCTCATTATTTCGATCCCAAAAACGACAACATACAATCAGTTGCTGGCAACTACATCATTTTACAGTGTGCCGACGATGTATATGCTGGATTAGTTCATCTTCAAACAGGGTCCATTCAGGTTTCCGTTGGTCAGTATGTAAAAAAAGGCGAAGTTATGGGTAGAGTTGGTCATTCAGGTAACTCCTTTGCTCCGCATTTGCATTTTCAACTTATGGATAGTAGTGACATAGCTACCGCAAACGGTTTACCTTTTGCTTTTGAACAATACGAAATATGTAAAAATGGCGTATGGGAAATAGTAAATAATGGGATTCCAACAAATAAGGATAGAATAAGATTTCAAAAATCAGTTGAATTAGAATAA